A genomic region of Pontibaca methylaminivorans contains the following coding sequences:
- a CDS encoding ABC transporter ATP-binding protein produces MNMPSSPPLLEVRDVVKAYGGVRALNGLNLSVRQGEIHCILGPNGAGKSTFFKTIMGTERPTTGRVFYKGQDVTRLPAYARARRGLSVKFQNLRTFGDLSVLQNLYPALRRRFSPPEIPGKAEELLARVRLDVSPDRLVKHISHGQQQWLAIATAMASEPDLLLLDEPTAGLGPEETHLTAEIIRDLNAAKVTVVVIEHDMGFIRSLCGRTSVLHYGALFAQGTFEEMAADPRVQKIYLGTE; encoded by the coding sequence CTCCTTGAAGTGCGCGACGTGGTCAAGGCCTATGGCGGTGTCCGGGCCCTGAATGGCCTTAACCTTTCGGTCCGGCAGGGCGAGATTCACTGCATTCTCGGCCCGAACGGCGCCGGCAAGAGCACCTTTTTCAAGACCATCATGGGAACGGAACGCCCCACCACCGGCAGGGTGTTCTACAAGGGGCAGGACGTGACCCGCCTGCCGGCCTATGCCCGGGCGCGGCGCGGGCTGTCGGTCAAGTTCCAGAACCTGCGGACATTCGGCGACCTGTCCGTCCTGCAGAATCTCTATCCGGCCCTGCGCCGCCGCTTCAGCCCGCCCGAAATACCCGGCAAGGCCGAGGAACTGCTGGCCCGGGTCCGGCTGGACGTGTCGCCGGACCGCCTTGTGAAGCATATCTCGCACGGGCAGCAGCAATGGCTGGCCATCGCCACCGCCATGGCCTCGGAGCCGGACCTCCTGCTGCTTGACGAGCCGACCGCGGGGCTCGGGCCCGAGGAAACCCACCTGACAGCAGAAATCATCCGCGACCTGAATGCCGCGAAGGTCACCGTGGTGGTGATCGAGCACGACATGGGCTTCATCCGCTCGCTGTGCGGCCGCACCAGCGTCCTGCATTATGGCGCGCTCTTCGCTCAGGGCACCTTCGAGGAGATGGCGGCGGATCCGCGCGTGCAGAAGATCTATCTGGGGACCGAGTGA
- a CDS encoding ABC transporter ATP-binding protein, giving the protein MTDEALLRLTNLHSGYGKVKIVEDISFAVKRGEILAIIGRNGVGKTTLMRSLIGQIPVHSGTIELAGRPITNLSVPRRAALGMGYVPQGREIFGKLSVAANLELGQGVGAAKELNLKAAFDYFPILEKRLQQPAGSMSGGEQQQLAIARIIVGQPQIMLLDEPSEGVQPSIVQDIGRAIMRLSAERGLTIVIVEQNLSLIQMVADRCLVMDKGQIIAEIPPAALADPETARTYLAI; this is encoded by the coding sequence ATGACTGACGAAGCTCTCTTGCGCCTGACCAATCTTCATTCCGGCTATGGCAAGGTGAAGATCGTCGAGGACATCAGCTTTGCCGTGAAGCGGGGCGAGATACTGGCGATCATCGGGCGCAACGGCGTCGGAAAGACCACGCTGATGCGCAGCCTGATCGGGCAGATCCCGGTGCATTCGGGCACGATAGAACTGGCGGGACGACCCATCACCAACCTGTCCGTGCCCCGTCGGGCGGCCCTTGGAATGGGCTATGTGCCGCAGGGGCGCGAAATCTTCGGCAAGCTGTCCGTCGCGGCGAACCTGGAGCTGGGTCAGGGGGTCGGGGCCGCGAAAGAGCTGAACCTCAAGGCCGCGTTCGATTATTTCCCGATCCTGGAAAAACGGCTCCAGCAGCCGGCCGGCTCGATGAGCGGGGGCGAACAGCAGCAACTCGCCATCGCGCGGATCATCGTCGGACAGCCGCAGATCATGCTGCTGGACGAGCCGTCCGAGGGGGTTCAGCCCTCGATCGTCCAGGACATCGGCCGCGCCATCATGCGCCTGAGTGCGGAACGCGGGCTGACCATCGTGATCGTGGAGCAGAATCTCAGTCTCATACAGATGGTGGCAGACCGTTGCCTTGTCATGGACAAGGGACAGATCATCGCCGAAATCCCGCCCGCCGCGCTCGCCGACCCCGAGACGGCCAGAACCTATCTGGCGATCTAG
- a CDS encoding ABC transporter ATP-binding protein produces MLEARAVSAGHGGLVLFRDLDLTIAPGQVLGLAGPSGCGKTTLGRVLAGLHRPFRGAVRVDGRPVAAPGNRPVQYLHQAPLMAMNPRWRVARVIAEAAPPSPELARRVGVTEELHDRFPHELSGGQLQRVAILRSLGAAPRYLVADEISSAMDPLSQARIWRLLCSLAEEFGIGILAISHDRALLGRIAGDILNLATLEREPGWGFIESHMGCPAHRSSA; encoded by the coding sequence ATGCTTGAGGCACGGGCGGTCAGCGCCGGTCATGGCGGGCTGGTCCTGTTCCGGGATCTGGACCTCACGATCGCACCGGGGCAGGTTCTGGGACTGGCCGGGCCTTCGGGCTGTGGCAAGACCACGCTTGGCCGGGTGCTGGCGGGGTTGCACCGTCCGTTCCGCGGCGCGGTCCGGGTGGATGGCCGCCCGGTTGCAGCGCCGGGCAATCGGCCGGTGCAATATCTGCACCAGGCGCCGCTGATGGCGATGAACCCGCGCTGGCGCGTCGCCCGGGTGATCGCCGAGGCAGCCCCGCCCTCGCCCGAGCTCGCCCGCCGCGTCGGCGTGACCGAAGAGCTTCATGACCGGTTCCCGCACGAGCTTTCGGGCGGTCAGTTGCAGCGGGTCGCCATCCTGCGCAGTCTTGGCGCGGCGCCCCGTTATCTGGTTGCCGATGAAATCAGTTCCGCCATGGATCCCCTGTCACAGGCCAGAATCTGGCGTCTGCTGTGCAGCCTTGCCGAGGAATTCGGCATCGGCATCCTGGCAATCTCGCATGACCGGGCGCTGCTTGGCCGGATCGCCGGTGACATCCTGAATCTTGCGACGCTGGAGCGGGAACCGGGGTGGGGTTTCATCGAGTCCCATATGGGATGTCCGGCTCACCGCTCCTCGGCCTAG
- a CDS encoding ATP-binding cassette domain-containing protein — translation MTKLLEVRDLSVAFYRYRAFFKRDEITRLDGLSFTLEPGEVMAVIGSSGAGKSLLALALLGLLPPNAGQTGTIRFRGRDMDAAGLARLRVREIGLVPQQVSHLDPLARTGAQIGRAAARASVVPRISERLVAVGLQESAARLYPHQLSGGMARRVMICAAELGSASILVADEPTAGLDPANRDIVLSRLRARADRGSAVLLISHDLVSVLPFADRVLLLEDGVMRGEEPAARFSTAGARALSDYASALWRALPQNGFAGHA, via the coding sequence GTGACGAAACTGCTCGAGGTGCGCGATCTGTCGGTCGCCTTCTATCGCTATCGCGCTTTTTTCAAACGGGACGAGATCACCCGGCTGGACGGGTTGTCCTTTACGCTGGAACCCGGAGAGGTGATGGCCGTGATCGGCAGTTCCGGCGCGGGCAAAAGCCTGCTTGCGCTGGCGCTTCTCGGACTTCTGCCCCCGAATGCGGGGCAGACCGGGACAATCCGGTTCCGTGGCCGCGACATGGATGCGGCGGGGCTTGCGCGTCTGCGCGTGCGCGAAATCGGATTGGTGCCGCAGCAGGTCAGCCATCTCGATCCGCTGGCGCGCACCGGTGCCCAGATCGGCCGGGCTGCAGCCCGGGCCTCGGTCGTGCCGCGGATTTCGGAACGGCTTGTCGCGGTCGGGCTGCAGGAATCGGCCGCGCGCCTGTATCCGCATCAGCTTTCCGGCGGGATGGCGCGGCGAGTGATGATCTGCGCGGCCGAGCTTGGCAGCGCCTCCATCCTGGTCGCGGATGAACCGACCGCCGGCCTTGACCCGGCGAACCGCGATATCGTCCTGTCCCGATTGCGCGCCCGGGCCGACCGCGGGAGCGCGGTGCTGCTGATCAGCCACGACCTTGTCTCGGTTCTGCCGTTCGCCGACCGCGTGCTGCTTCTGGAGGACGGGGTCATGCGCGGCGAGGAACCTGCGGCCCGTTTCTCGACCGCGGGGGCACGGGCGTTATCGGATTACGCCTCGGCGCTCTGGCGGGCGCTGCCGCAGAACGGATTTGCCGGCCATGCTTGA
- a CDS encoding ABC transporter permease, translating into MTAALANGRIRTAGAGGLAALAVLGVVTAAWLIGDAGMRADFPARLLPPQAAHPFGTDHMGRDNLARTLHGLTLSLQIGFLAATISTLIALLAAVIAGWGRWCDALIGGLTDVMLAMPHLLLLLMICFALGGGTQAVIIAVALSHWPRLARILRAELMQIMAAPWIEVSAGLGRSRLFILRHHVLPHLMPQVMVGFLLMFPHAILHEAGLTFLGFGLEPSRPAIGVMLSDSMRHLVAGRWWLALFPGAALLALVLCFEMLGGGLRRLTDPREARL; encoded by the coding sequence ATGACGGCCGCCCTCGCCAACGGCCGGATCAGAACCGCGGGGGCGGGCGGGCTGGCGGCACTTGCGGTCCTCGGGGTCGTGACAGCGGCATGGCTGATCGGAGACGCCGGGATGCGCGCCGATTTCCCGGCACGGCTGCTGCCGCCGCAGGCTGCGCATCCCTTCGGCACCGATCACATGGGGCGCGACAACCTGGCGCGCACGCTCCATGGCCTGACCCTCAGCCTGCAGATCGGGTTCCTGGCCGCCACGATCTCGACGCTGATCGCGCTCCTGGCCGCGGTGATTGCCGGATGGGGGCGCTGGTGCGATGCGCTGATCGGCGGGCTGACGGATGTGATGCTGGCCATGCCGCATCTGCTCCTGCTGCTCATGATCTGTTTCGCGCTTGGCGGCGGAACCCAGGCGGTCATCATCGCGGTGGCGCTGTCGCATTGGCCGCGGCTTGCGCGGATCCTGCGGGCCGAACTCATGCAGATCATGGCCGCCCCCTGGATCGAGGTCTCGGCGGGTCTTGGCCGCTCACGCCTGTTCATCCTGCGGCACCATGTCCTGCCGCATCTGATGCCGCAGGTCATGGTCGGGTTCCTGCTGATGTTCCCGCACGCGATCCTGCACGAAGCGGGCCTGACCTTCCTCGGGTTCGGGCTGGAGCCCTCGCGCCCGGCGATCGGCGTGATGCTGTCGGATTCGATGCGGCATCTGGTGGCCGGGCGCTGGTGGCTTGCGCTCTTTCCCGGCGCCGCGCTGCTGGCGCTGGTTCTCTGTTTCGAAATGCTGGGCGGCGGCTTGCGCCGCCTGACCGATCCGAGGGAGGCAAGACTGTGA
- a CDS encoding ABC transporter permease, with amino-acid sequence MPLTKRTPGNESVPAGAALVSGVLRLCLVLFCVAVAVFLLMKLSPIDPVDAYLGPAMARLGPEHKERIAEAWGLNRPLAEQFLLWAGHLLRGELGWSTTYNAPVGTVLADRIGASFALSGLAWLLSGVLGFALGLVAAILQGGWTDRIIRLWCYLLASTPTFWLAMLMLMLFSVHLGWTPICCAGPVGVDPQDIGLGQRLHHLLLPLLALTLFGVAQIALHTRVKVIEVLGSDHVIFARAQGAGRADIALRHAARNAALPALTLLCATTGEIFGGSILAEQVFAWPGLGRASIEAARQGDVPLLLAISLLTALVVTSANILADLMSRFVDPRMRSAP; translated from the coding sequence ATGCCCCTGACGAAGCGGACCCCCGGGAACGAGTCCGTGCCGGCCGGTGCTGCGCTCGTCTCCGGGGTGTTGCGGTTGTGTCTGGTGCTGTTCTGCGTCGCGGTCGCGGTGTTCCTGCTGATGAAGCTGTCGCCCATCGACCCGGTTGATGCCTATCTCGGCCCGGCGATGGCCCGGCTCGGCCCCGAACACAAGGAGCGGATTGCAGAAGCCTGGGGACTGAACCGCCCCCTGGCCGAGCAGTTCCTGCTCTGGGCCGGCCATCTGCTGCGCGGGGAACTGGGCTGGAGCACCACATACAATGCGCCGGTCGGGACGGTTCTCGCCGACCGGATCGGCGCATCGTTCGCACTGAGCGGTCTTGCCTGGCTGCTGTCGGGAGTTCTCGGCTTCGCGCTTGGCCTGGTCGCGGCGATCCTGCAGGGGGGATGGACCGACCGGATCATCCGCCTCTGGTGTTACCTGCTGGCTTCGACACCGACCTTCTGGCTGGCGATGCTGATGCTGATGCTGTTCTCGGTCCACCTGGGATGGACCCCGATCTGCTGCGCCGGACCGGTCGGAGTCGACCCGCAAGACATCGGCCTCGGACAGAGACTGCATCATCTGCTGTTGCCGCTGCTGGCGCTGACCCTGTTCGGCGTGGCCCAGATCGCGCTGCATACGCGGGTCAAGGTGATCGAGGTGCTCGGATCCGACCATGTCATCTTTGCCCGCGCGCAGGGAGCGGGCCGCGCCGATATCGCCCTGCGCCACGCCGCCCGCAACGCGGCGCTGCCGGCGCTGACCCTGCTTTGCGCCACGACCGGGGAAATCTTCGGCGGCTCGATCCTTGCCGAACAGGTCTTTGCCTGGCCCGGCTTGGGGCGCGCCAGCATCGAGGCCGCCCGGCAGGGTGACGTGCCGCTGTTGCTGGCGATATCGCTCCTGACCGCGCTGGTCGTCACCTCGGCGAATATCCTGGCCGATCTCATGAGCCGTTTTGTCGATCCCCGGATGCGGAGCGCGCCATGA
- a CDS encoding ABC transporter substrate-binding protein gives MRRIRGLVLAGALALAAFHSPVEAAERDTLVLAIGGEPDTGFDPVMGWGSYGNPLFQSTLLQRDSELEIQPDLATDWQLSEDRRTWTITLREDVRFSDGTPLTAHDVAFTFNTAKEAAGEVDLDVMQRAEALDDRTVRITLSRPWITFTENFVTLGIVPRDSYGPDYARAPLGSGPYRFLSWTEGEQLIVERNEYYHGPQAAFRRITFLFTGADAGLAAAFSGKVDMVAVPAPLADTVPEGFHALAVPTVDNRGLSLPFPEPREEDGRRIGHAVTSDPAIRRAVNLGIDRDAVVEVALLGHGTPAFGPADGLAWAGEHDQGIHDPEAAIALLEEAGWHEGADGVRARDGIRAEFPIHYPAGDATRQALAETTAELLRPLGIQATPRGSSWDAIRRVMNSEPVVFGFGSHSPWQLYSIYAERLGGVDYMNPTYYANPRVEALFEQAQSAESYDASIPFWSAAAEHYGIAGDNAWLWLVNLDHVYLVNDCLDLGPARIEPHGHGWPITATLANWTWTCP, from the coding sequence GTGCGCCGCATCCGGGGGCTTGTGCTTGCGGGTGCCTTAGCCCTCGCGGCGTTTCACTCGCCCGTGGAGGCCGCAGAGCGCGATACGCTGGTGCTTGCCATCGGCGGCGAACCTGACACCGGCTTCGATCCGGTCATGGGATGGGGCAGCTACGGCAATCCGCTGTTCCAGTCCACGCTGCTGCAGCGCGACAGCGAACTGGAGATCCAGCCCGACCTGGCCACCGACTGGCAGCTTTCCGAAGACCGCCGAACCTGGACCATCACGTTGCGCGAGGATGTCCGGTTCTCCGACGGCACCCCGCTGACCGCCCATGACGTGGCTTTTACGTTCAACACCGCGAAAGAGGCCGCCGGCGAAGTGGACCTCGACGTGATGCAACGGGCCGAGGCGCTGGATGACCGGACCGTTCGTATCACCCTGTCGCGGCCGTGGATCACCTTTACCGAGAACTTCGTGACCCTCGGCATTGTCCCCAGAGACAGCTACGGGCCGGATTACGCGCGCGCACCGCTTGGGTCGGGCCCTTACCGCTTTCTGTCCTGGACCGAGGGCGAACAGTTGATCGTCGAACGGAACGAATATTATCACGGTCCGCAGGCTGCGTTCCGGCGCATCACCTTCCTGTTCACCGGTGCGGATGCGGGACTGGCGGCGGCGTTCTCCGGCAAGGTGGACATGGTCGCCGTCCCGGCGCCGCTTGCCGACACCGTGCCGGAGGGCTTTCACGCCCTGGCGGTGCCGACCGTCGACAACCGGGGGCTGAGCCTGCCGTTCCCCGAACCGCGCGAAGAGGACGGGCGGAGAATCGGCCATGCGGTCACATCGGATCCGGCGATCCGGCGGGCGGTCAATCTCGGGATCGACCGCGATGCCGTGGTCGAGGTCGCCCTGCTCGGCCATGGAACGCCGGCCTTCGGCCCGGCCGATGGCCTGGCCTGGGCCGGTGAGCATGACCAGGGGATCCATGACCCCGAGGCCGCAATCGCCCTGCTGGAAGAGGCCGGCTGGCACGAAGGGGCGGACGGCGTGCGGGCAAGGGACGGGATCAGGGCGGAATTTCCGATCCACTACCCGGCCGGTGACGCCACCCGCCAGGCGCTGGCGGAAACCACGGCGGAGCTCCTGCGCCCGCTTGGCATTCAGGCCACGCCCCGCGGCAGCAGCTGGGATGCGATCCGGCGGGTGATGAATTCCGAACCGGTCGTCTTCGGGTTCGGCAGTCATTCACCGTGGCAGCTTTACAGCATCTACGCCGAGCGGCTGGGCGGCGTCGACTATATGAACCCGACATATTACGCCAACCCCCGGGTCGAGGCCCTGTTCGAACAGGCCCAGTCCGCGGAAAGCTATGATGCCTCGATACCCTTCTGGTCCGCGGCGGCAGAGCATTACGGCATTGCCGGGGACAATGCCTGGCTCTGGCTGGTGAACCTCGACCACGTCTATCTGGTGAACGACTGTCTCGACCTCGGCCCGGCCCGGATCGAGCCGCACGGGCACGGCTGGCCGATCACCGCGACGCTGGCCAACTGGACATGGACATGCCCCTGA
- the nikR gene encoding nickel-responsive transcriptional regulator NikR: MQRVTVTLDDELMTVLDAVMRERGYRTRSEALRDLTRMGLARTRAADAPDADCVAVVIYTYNHHARELTQKVTSAHHSHHALQVSSLHVHLDPAMCMEVSILRGPVGEVRHFSDHLLSERHIRNGDVVIVPLPDIAAADD; the protein is encoded by the coding sequence ATGCAGCGCGTGACCGTGACACTGGACGACGAGCTGATGACGGTCCTCGACGCGGTGATGCGCGAGCGGGGATACCGCACCCGCTCCGAGGCGCTTCGCGATCTGACGCGGATGGGCCTTGCACGGACCCGCGCCGCCGATGCCCCGGATGCGGATTGCGTTGCGGTGGTGATCTACACCTATAACCATCATGCGCGCGAGTTGACGCAGAAAGTCACCTCGGCGCATCACTCGCATCATGCGCTCCAGGTTTCGAGCCTGCATGTGCATCTTGACCCGGCAATGTGCATGGAGGTCTCGATCCTGCGCGGCCCGGTCGGCGAGGTGCGGCATTTCTCCGACCATCTGCTTTCCGAGCGGCATATCCGCAACGGGGACGTCGTGATCGTCCCGCTGCCCGATATCGCGGCGGCAGACGATTAG
- a CDS encoding acetate--CoA ligase family protein, whose amino-acid sequence MLDREAGISGAEAQRGRLDALLRPRSIALVGASKKRNSVGSSMVRNVLQGGFDGEIHAVNPSYRTLYGYPCHPDLASLPGPVDLAVLSVPNRVLEQVVEEAIAHGVKALVIFASAEVEGDEGLRQRIADRARAAGVVICGANCMGFFNLDHGLHAFSALQPETMEKGGLTCIAQSGSLLQALVFNDERLRFNLAVSTGQELGATAADFMHHALDQPSTRAIALVLEAIRDPDRFVNALERARERDIPVIVLKLGKSAAGAAFALSHTGAIAGDTAVYEALFRRHGVISVRDLDELAATAMLLTAGRRAAPGGLSAILDSGGERQLIVDRAEDLGVPLAEIGAQTRDTLAATLDYGLTPVNPVDAWGTGRDFEAVFETCLSALMRDPATGIGMFVADLCDNLDLHDAYAGVCLSVARDSDKPLVLMTNFGAWSHRKLALRLARAGVAVLDGTTPSLRAVRHAMDYRDFRARAAGSGQPRPENPRASHWRELLAGRDAPLTEDEGYALLADYGIGTPAHRVAVTREEAIAAARDLGFPLVMKTAQPGILHKSDVGGVVLGLDSEDAVARAHDALAARLGPRVLLSAMVDGQAEMAFGLLRDAQFGSFVMVAFGGIWIELLRDSQLAMAPLGIDEARDMIGRLQLAPVLDGIRGAPPCDKAAVADALVRLGDLASDLGDVIAELDINPVLAGEGGITALDCLVVPVAAGGDGGTGHD is encoded by the coding sequence ATGCTGGATCGGGAAGCGGGGATTTCCGGCGCGGAGGCGCAGCGCGGGCGGCTTGACGCATTGCTGCGGCCCCGGTCGATCGCGCTGGTCGGCGCCTCGAAGAAGCGCAACAGCGTCGGCAGCAGCATGGTCCGCAACGTCCTGCAGGGCGGTTTTGACGGGGAGATCCATGCGGTCAACCCCTCCTATCGGACGCTTTACGGCTATCCGTGCCATCCCGACCTGGCAAGCCTGCCCGGCCCCGTCGATCTGGCGGTGCTTTCGGTCCCGAACCGGGTTCTGGAACAGGTGGTCGAAGAGGCCATTGCCCATGGGGTGAAGGCGCTCGTGATCTTTGCCAGTGCCGAGGTCGAGGGCGACGAGGGGCTGCGGCAGCGGATCGCGGATCGCGCGCGGGCGGCGGGGGTCGTCATATGCGGTGCGAACTGCATGGGTTTTTTCAATCTCGACCATGGGTTGCACGCGTTTTCGGCCCTTCAGCCCGAGACCATGGAAAAGGGCGGGCTGACCTGCATCGCGCAGTCCGGTTCGCTGCTGCAGGCGCTGGTGTTCAATGACGAGCGCCTGCGCTTCAACCTTGCCGTATCGACGGGACAGGAACTCGGCGCGACCGCGGCCGATTTCATGCATCACGCGCTGGATCAGCCCTCGACCCGCGCGATCGCGCTGGTGCTGGAGGCGATCCGCGACCCGGACCGCTTCGTGAACGCGCTGGAGCGGGCGCGGGAGCGCGACATTCCGGTCATCGTGCTCAAGCTCGGGAAGTCGGCGGCGGGGGCGGCCTTTGCGCTCAGCCACACCGGCGCCATTGCCGGGGATACGGCGGTTTACGAGGCGCTGTTCCGCCGCCACGGGGTGATTTCGGTGCGCGACCTCGATGAACTTGCCGCGACGGCGATGCTTTTGACCGCGGGGCGCCGGGCGGCGCCCGGGGGGCTGTCGGCGATCCTCGACTCGGGGGGCGAGCGCCAGTTGATCGTTGACCGCGCCGAGGACCTTGGCGTTCCGCTGGCCGAGATCGGGGCGCAGACACGCGACACCCTCGCCGCAACGCTCGATTACGGGCTGACGCCGGTCAATCCGGTCGATGCCTGGGGCACCGGGCGCGATTTCGAGGCCGTGTTCGAAACCTGCCTGTCAGCGCTCATGCGCGACCCGGCGACCGGGATCGGCATGTTCGTGGCCGATCTTTGCGACAATCTCGACCTGCATGATGCCTATGCGGGGGTCTGTCTTTCGGTTGCGCGCGACAGCGACAAGCCGCTGGTCCTGATGACCAATTTCGGCGCATGGAGCCATCGCAAGCTGGCCCTGCGGCTGGCACGGGCGGGGGTCGCGGTGTTGGACGGCACGACGCCGTCGCTGCGGGCGGTGCGGCACGCGATGGATTATCGCGACTTCCGCGCCCGCGCCGCCGGGAGCGGACAGCCCCGGCCGGAAAACCCCCGTGCCAGCCACTGGCGGGAGTTGCTGGCCGGGCGCGATGCGCCGCTGACCGAGGACGAAGGCTATGCGCTGCTTGCCGATTACGGGATCGGAACGCCCGCGCATCGCGTCGCCGTGACGCGCGAGGAGGCGATTGCCGCCGCCCGCGACCTCGGCTTTCCGCTCGTGATGAAGACGGCGCAGCCCGGCATCCTGCACAAGAGCGACGTCGGCGGCGTCGTGCTCGGACTGGATTCGGAGGATGCGGTGGCGCGGGCCCATGACGCGCTGGCCGCGCGCCTTGGTCCGCGGGTGCTGCTGAGCGCCATGGTCGACGGGCAGGCCGAGATGGCTTTCGGGCTGCTGCGCGACGCGCAGTTCGGCAGTTTCGTCATGGTGGCCTTCGGCGGCATCTGGATCGAACTGTTGCGCGACAGCCAGCTGGCCATGGCGCCGCTCGGGATCGACGAGGCCCGGGACATGATCGGCCGGCTGCAGCTTGCGCCGGTGCTTGACGGGATCCGCGGCGCCCCGCCCTGTGACAAGGCGGCGGTTGCCGATGCGCTGGTGCGGCTTGGCGACCTGGCAAGCGACCTTGGCGACGTGATTGCCGAACTCGATATCAATCCGGTTCTGGCGGGGGAGGGGGGCATCACCGCGCTCGACTGTCTTGTCGTTCCGGTGGCGGCGGGCGGCGACGGAGGGACGGGCCATGACTGA
- a CDS encoding enoyl-CoA hydratase/isomerase family protein, with translation MTDLVILTRSGPVAEIVLNRADKLNAITAPMVGAIESAMDAAERDPAVRVILLRGEGRAFSAGFDLGELDPEADPRAMKAMLEADFHMIMRFWNSPKPTISAVQGYVLGGGFELAMACDVTLASEDALFGEPEPKFGSGIVALLLPWLGGSKLAREMLLFGNDRVEARRAEALGLVNGVVAPERLREAALDMARRAALLDGNAVRLTKQAINRSYSAMGFEAALRQALDLDVEIETTETDESRVFKEILNRDGVKAAIAWREARFLTSTAEDHPG, from the coding sequence ATGACTGATCTCGTGATCCTGACGCGTTCGGGACCGGTGGCCGAGATCGTGCTGAACCGCGCCGACAAGCTGAACGCGATCACCGCGCCCATGGTGGGCGCGATCGAATCCGCCATGGATGCGGCCGAGCGCGACCCCGCGGTGCGGGTCATCCTGCTGCGGGGCGAGGGACGGGCGTTTTCCGCCGGTTTCGACCTTGGCGAGCTTGACCCCGAGGCGGACCCCCGGGCGATGAAAGCCATGCTCGAGGCCGATTTCCACATGATCATGCGGTTCTGGAACAGCCCGAAACCGACGATTTCCGCGGTGCAGGGATATGTTCTGGGCGGCGGTTTCGAGCTTGCCATGGCCTGCGACGTGACCCTGGCGAGCGAGGACGCCCTGTTCGGCGAGCCGGAGCCGAAGTTCGGCTCGGGCATCGTTGCGCTGCTGCTGCCCTGGCTTGGCGGATCGAAACTCGCGCGCGAGATGCTGCTGTTCGGCAACGACCGGGTGGAGGCCCGGCGGGCCGAGGCGCTTGGGCTCGTGAACGGGGTGGTGGCCCCCGAGCGGCTGCGCGAGGCGGCGCTCGACATGGCGCGGCGCGCGGCATTGCTCGACGGCAACGCGGTGCGGCTGACCAAACAGGCGATCAACCGCAGCTATTCCGCCATGGGCTTCGAGGCGGCGTTGCGACAGGCGCTGGACCTCGATGTGGAGATCGAGACCACCGAGACCGATGAATCGCGCGTTTTCAAGGAAATCCTGAACCGCGATGGTGTTAAGGCGGCGATCGCCTGGCGCGAGGCGCGCTTTCTGACATCGACCGCGGAGGATCACCCCGGCTGA
- a CDS encoding BUD32 family EKC/KEOPS complex subunit, whose protein sequence is MAENDLKQAVEAALAKPPQRIMAITLDDGRRAWLKRIERLSLRLRIQKGDPARAFERERAGLAAFAASGLPVPEILLEGADFLVLADAGPSLMGLLRDRGGPDGEVLRAFAAAGAGLGQVHRAGFSHGRPTPRDVCWDGRVARFIDLERFSPARHSPYWQAWDVVIFVQSCFSHWPNDSRCADAMLAAYAQAAPEGARTRIAALSRRLGWLGRLSRLLSRLRPKSRELRAVSLTISRLTQL, encoded by the coding sequence ATGGCGGAGAACGATCTGAAACAGGCGGTAGAGGCGGCGCTGGCGAAGCCGCCGCAGCGGATCATGGCGATTACGCTGGATGACGGCCGCCGGGCCTGGCTCAAGCGCATCGAGCGGCTTTCGCTGCGGCTGCGGATCCAGAAAGGCGACCCCGCGCGCGCTTTCGAGCGTGAGCGCGCGGGGCTTGCGGCCTTTGCCGCAAGCGGGCTGCCGGTGCCGGAAATCCTGCTGGAGGGTGCGGATTTCCTTGTGCTTGCGGATGCCGGGCCGTCGCTCATGGGCCTTTTGCGGGACCGGGGCGGGCCGGATGGCGAGGTGCTGCGCGCTTTCGCTGCCGCAGGCGCCGGGCTCGGGCAGGTGCATCGGGCCGGGTTCTCGCACGGGCGCCCGACGCCGCGCGATGTCTGCTGGGACGGCCGCGTTGCACGGTTCATTGATCTTGAGCGGTTTTCACCGGCGCGCCACAGCCCCTACTGGCAGGCATGGGATGTGGTGATCTTTGTCCAGAGCTGCTTCAGCCACTGGCCCAATGACAGCCGCTGTGCCGACGCCATGCTGGCGGCCTATGCGCAGGCCGCACCGGAAGGCGCCCGCACCCGGATTGCCGCACTTTCCCGCAGGCTCGGCTGGTTGGGCCGGCTGTCCCGGTTATTGTCGCGCCTGCGCCCGAAAAGCCGCGAGTTGCGTGCGGTCAGCCTGACGATTTCCCGGCTCACGCAGTTGTGA